In Pseudosulfitobacter pseudonitzschiae, the sequence GACGCCGACGCGCCCTTTGTCATGGACCGCACAACGCTGCGGTCGAAATCCCGCAACACGCCGTTTGACGGCCAGCGCATGCAGGGTAAGGTGCTGGCAACATATGTGGACGGCGCATGTGTGTTTGAAATGGGGGCCTGAATGCCGCTGATCGACAGCTCTACCTTTACGCTGCTCCTGTGGGCGCTGGTCGGCTATGGACTGGGGTCCATTCCCTTTGGTCTGCTGCTGACGCAACTGCTGGGGCTGGGCAACCTGCGGCAGATCGGATCGGGTAACATCGGCGCGACCAACGTACTGCGGACCGGCAACAAATCCGCCGCCGCCCTTACCCTGCTGCTGGACGCAGGAAAAGGCGTGGTTGCCGTTGTTCTGGCACGTCTCTACGCCGGTGAGGACGCCGCGCAGCTTGCCGCACTGATGGCGATGTTGGGCCATTGCTATCCGGTCTGGCTGGGTTTCAAGGGCGGCAAAGGTGTGGCGACGTTTCTGGGACTGATGTGGGCGCTGGCATGGCCCGTCGGGCTGGGCTGCAGCATCGCATGGGCGCTGGCGGCCTTTTTGTCGCGCATGTCTTCGATGGGCGGTCTTATGGCGGCAGCTGCATCGACATTCCTGCTGATCCTGACCGGAAATGGCGCCATGCTGCTGTTGGGTATTCTGCTGACGCTGCTGGTGTTCTGGCGTCACCGCACCAACATCGCGCGCATCCGTCAAGGGACCGAGCCGAAGATCGGCCAAAAATCCTGACCCGTCCGATGCTAGCGCGCGTTCTCTGAAACCGGCAACTCGTCAACGCTGCCTATTTCTCGGGCCGCCACAGCATCCGCGTCGGCTAGCCCTCGGGCACCACCGACGCGGTCGGGATCAGCCTGAAACAGGACTGAACTTAATAGGAATACTCGTCAAAAATCCGGTTCAGATCACCGTTCCAGTCGCCATTGTAACGGGCCAGCAACTCGTCGGCTGGGGTTTGCCCGGTCTCAACGCTTTCGTGCAGCGCATTAAGGAAATGCGTCTCGTCCGGGATCAAGCCGCCCGCACCGGGGCGTGCCCGCGCTTGCAGCCCCGCCTTGGAAATCTCCAGTGACTGGCGCGCAATATCCATCATCGACACATCGCCAACCTTGGCCTGCAACCCGTCGATCGAGGCCGCTACGCGCAGCCCTTCGCGGGTTTCCGCGTCCCACCCCTTGACCAGATCCCAAGCCGCATCCAGCGCGCCCTGATCATACATCAACCCGGTCCAAAATGCAGGCAGCGCACACAGCCGCCGCCACGGCCCACCGTCGGCACCCCGCATCTCGATAAACTTCTTGATCCGCGCCTCGGGAAAGGCGGTGGTCAAGTGGTCGGCCCAATCGGACAGGGTCGGCTTTTCGCCGGGCAGCGCGGGCAATTGCCCCTTCAGGAAATCGCGGAACGACATGCCCAGCGCGTCGATATATTTGCCATCGCGGTAGACAAAATACATCGGCACATCCAGCGCGTATTGCACCCACGCCTCAAAGCCAAAGCCGTCCTCGAACACAAATGGCAACATACCGGTACGCGCAGGGTCCAGATCGCGCCAGACGCGGCTGCGCCATGATTTATGACCGTTGGGTTTGCCCTCGAAGAAGGGCGAATTGGCAAACAGCGCCACGGCCACAGGCTGCAACGCCAGCGCCACGCGCAACTTTTGCACCATGTCCGCCTCGGACCCGAAATCAAGGTTCACCTGCACGGTGCAAGTGCGGCGCATCATCGTGCGCCCCATCGTGCCGACCTTGCCCATATAGGCGTCCATCAGCTTGTAGCGGCCTTTGGGCATCAGCGGCATCTCGTCGTGCATCCATGTCGGCGCCGCCCCCAGACCAATGAAACCCACTCCAATCTCGTCCGAGATATCCTTGACCTGACGCAGGTGCTCGTTGACCTCGTCACAGGTGCCGTGGATCGTCTCAAGCGGCGCGCCCGACAGCTCCAGCGCCCCGCCCGGTTCCAGCGACACATTCGCGCCGTCCAGTTCCAGCCCCGTCAGATGTCCGCCTTCACGCACTTCAGTCCAGCCATAGCGGTCGCGCAGACCTTCCAGAACGGCCACGATCGACTGTTTGCCCTCGAACGGCAGCGGCGTAAGCGTGTCTTTGATATAGCCGAACTTCTCGTGTTCGGTGCCAATACGCCAGTCTTCCTTGGGCTTACAGCCGTCGGCAAGGTACTGTGCCAGTTGGTCGTGATGTTCGATCGGCCCGCCGCCGGACTGTGGAATAGACATGCGCTGTGGCCTTTCGTGTTCGTCGTGAGACTTGGTGTAGGGCGGGCGCAGAAGTGTCAAGGCGCAAGGACGTGAAGAGCATCCTAATGCAGCCGCGCCGCTTGCGGACGCAAGGGGGCGCGCTCCCAGATCACAACCGCCGCTCGGTTATCCTCGCCCAGCTCGCTTAGCATTCGTTCAGTGCGCAAGCCGGGCAAGGTGGCAAAGGCATCAAACAACGCATCCGACCCCGCCGCATTCACCGGAATAAGCAGCGCAGGCGATCCGCGTTGGTCCAGCCGCCAGTGCGGCGGATACATTGCGCGATCCAGCGTCAGACGCTCAAGTTCGCGCAGCGCAACAGCCCCGCCGGTCAGCGGCCCAAAATAGGTGATCTGCCCTTCGTCCACCTGCACCGCACCCGCACCGCCACCGGGACCGCGAAACCGCCCGCGCTGGATGCCGATCAGAATCAACCCGCCCGCAATCAGAACCAGCAACGCTCCGACCAATGCCAGCAACCCGCCCGGCCCCAGTATCCACCACAGGCCCAACACTGCCAGCCCCGCGCCCACCAGCGCTTCGCGCCAACGTATCACTGCGGCCACAGCCTCGGGCCGGAAGAACCCTATTGCCATCGCGCACCTGCTTGCATTCTTTTGGCCCAAAATATCCCGGGGGAGGCCGCAGGCCGGGGGCAGCGCCCCAAATGCTTACCCATCACCAATCCCCCAACGCCCGTTGCCACAGGGTCATCGCAGCCACCGCTGCTGTATCGGCCCGCAAGATACGCGGCCCCAGCGCCACAGGATGTGCAATATCCAGCCCGCGCAGGCGCTTGCGTTCACCTTCGGAAAATCCGCCCTCGGGGCCGATCAGAATGGCCCAAGGGCCAGCCTGCACCGGCAGATCGGGTGGGTCACCTGCCAACGCCTCGTCACAAAACAGGATGCGTCGCGCTGGATTCCACTGGTCCAGCAACCGGCCCAGCTTCTGCGCCTCGGTGACCTGCGGCACATAGGTGCCACCGCATTGCTCGGCCGCCTCGACCGCATGCGCTTGCAGGCGCTCGTGCTGGACGCGGCCAGCATTTGTAAACTCGGTCATCACCGGCACAATGCGCGCGGCGCCCATCTCGGCGGCCTTTTCCACGATGAAATCGGTGCGCGCCTTTTTGATCGGGGCGAACAGCAGCCACAAATCGGGCGGCATCCGCAGTGGCGCGGTTTGTGCCACACAGGTCAGCACCCCACCCCGCTTGCCCGCTTCGGAAATCTCGGCGCGCCACTCACCGTCCAGTCCGTTGAACAGCAGCACAGCGCCCCCAACCGCCTGCCGCATGACCCCGAAAAGGTAATGCGCCTGATCGCGGTTCAGAGGAACCGTTTGCCCCTGCCCCAAGGGTGCGTCTACATAAAGGCGGATTTTCGCGTCATTCATAGGCAGATACATATGCAAGACAACCGCGTCACACCAGAGGCAGAGCCCGCAGAAAACGCAAAGCCTGAAGGATCGGTCGCAGATGCGGTCAGCGGCAACTGGGTGGACCGTTGGGCACCGGCATGGATGCGACCCTACTTGCGCCTTAGCCGTGCAGACCGTCCCATCGGGACATGGCTGTTGCTGATCCCCTGCTGGTGGGGGCTGGCGTTGGCGATTCTCTATGACCAAAGCCCCCGTTGGTCCGACCTGTGGCTGGTGGTGGCCTGCGCATTGGGCGCGTTTCTGATGCGCGGTGCGGGATGCACTTGGAACGACATCACCGACCGTGACATCGACGGGGCGGTCGAACGCACGCGCTCGCGTCCCATCCCCTCGGGTCAGGTCAGCGTGCGCGGGGCGCTGGTCTGGATGTGCTTGCAGGCGCTTTT encodes:
- the plsY gene encoding glycerol-3-phosphate 1-O-acyltransferase PlsY; its protein translation is MPLIDSSTFTLLLWALVGYGLGSIPFGLLLTQLLGLGNLRQIGSGNIGATNVLRTGNKSAAALTLLLDAGKGVVAVVLARLYAGEDAAQLAALMAMLGHCYPVWLGFKGGKGVATFLGLMWALAWPVGLGCSIAWALAAFLSRMSSMGGLMAAAASTFLLILTGNGAMLLLGILLTLLVFWRHRTNIARIRQGTEPKIGQKS
- a CDS encoding 16S rRNA (uracil(1498)-N(3))-methyltransferase; the protein is MNDAKIRLYVDAPLGQGQTVPLNRDQAHYLFGVMRQAVGGAVLLFNGLDGEWRAEISEAGKRGGVLTCVAQTAPLRMPPDLWLLFAPIKKARTDFIVEKAAEMGAARIVPVMTEFTNAGRVQHERLQAHAVEAAEQCGGTYVPQVTEAQKLGRLLDQWNPARRILFCDEALAGDPPDLPVQAGPWAILIGPEGGFSEGERKRLRGLDIAHPVALGPRILRADTAAVAAMTLWQRALGDW
- a CDS encoding glutamate--cysteine ligase, whose product is MSIPQSGGGPIEHHDQLAQYLADGCKPKEDWRIGTEHEKFGYIKDTLTPLPFEGKQSIVAVLEGLRDRYGWTEVREGGHLTGLELDGANVSLEPGGALELSGAPLETIHGTCDEVNEHLRQVKDISDEIGVGFIGLGAAPTWMHDEMPLMPKGRYKLMDAYMGKVGTMGRTMMRRTCTVQVNLDFGSEADMVQKLRVALALQPVAVALFANSPFFEGKPNGHKSWRSRVWRDLDPARTGMLPFVFEDGFGFEAWVQYALDVPMYFVYRDGKYIDALGMSFRDFLKGQLPALPGEKPTLSDWADHLTTAFPEARIKKFIEMRGADGGPWRRLCALPAFWTGLMYDQGALDAAWDLVKGWDAETREGLRVAASIDGLQAKVGDVSMMDIARQSLEISKAGLQARARPGAGGLIPDETHFLNALHESVETGQTPADELLARYNGDWNGDLNRIFDEYSY